A single region of the Candidatus Woesearchaeota archaeon genome encodes:
- a CDS encoding metallophosphoesterase, protein MKLLVFGDNHGDIESFLALHQKAKEADIIVCLGDFTWFGQYLEEMLALIATFPKKVIVMHGNHEQEELVRQTTAQINELDFSHKEIIQAGDFTIITYGGGGFDFIDEEFEEFAKEIKTKVQDPHKTILILHAPPHNTALDVPFRDYHSGTISFRKFIEEFQPLIVFSGHIHEGEGVFDYIEETLLHNPGPTGQLVDLANLHKQRITGKQVKFIK, encoded by the coding sequence ATGAAACTCCTCGTATTCGGCGATAACCACGGAGATATAGAAAGCTTTCTTGCCTTACATCAAAAAGCAAAAGAAGCAGATATTATTGTTTGTCTAGGAGACTTTACCTGGTTTGGCCAATATCTTGAAGAAATGCTCGCTCTTATCGCTACCTTTCCTAAAAAAGTCATTGTCATGCATGGCAACCACGAACAAGAAGAACTTGTTAGACAAACAACAGCACAAATAAACGAATTAGATTTTTCCCATAAAGAAATCATCCAAGCAGGAGATTTCACCATCATAACTTATGGCGGAGGGGGATTTGACTTTATTGATGAAGAATTCGAAGAGTTTGCAAAAGAAATCAAAACAAAAGTACAAGATCCGCATAAAACAATTCTTATATTACACGCACCACCACACAACACCGCACTTGATGTTCCTTTTAGAGATTACCATAGCGGAACTATTAGTTTTCGAAAATTCATTGAAGAATTTCAACCACTCATCGTATTTTCAGGACACATTCATGAAGGGGAAGGAGTTTTTGATTATATAGAAGAAACATTACTGCATAACCCTGGGCCGACAGGACAGCTTGTTGATCTTGC